A stretch of Apium graveolens cultivar Ventura unplaced genomic scaffold, ASM990537v1 ctg3852, whole genome shotgun sequence DNA encodes these proteins:
- the LOC141701449 gene encoding agamous-like MADS-box protein AGL62, with translation MAKKFSIGRQKIKIAKIERKNHLQVTFSKRRSGLFKKASELCTLCGVEIAIIVFSPAGKVFSFGHPNVEGIIDRFFSRNPPPSNSSTLHLVEAHRSMTVCELNFHLTQIFNELEGERKRGEALDDMRQASQSQFWWESPVEKRGFDELQQLKDCMEALKKNVNNQANSILIENAILICHLLVLMDTGPLIS, from the coding sequence ATGGCAAAAAAGTTCAGCATTGGCCGCCAAAAGATCAAGATTGCGAAAATAGAGCGTAAGAATCACCTGCAAGTTACCTTCTCAAAGCGTCGATCAGGCCTTTTTAAGAAGGCAAGTGAGCTCTGTACACTTTGTGGAGTTGAGATTGCCATTATAGTCTTTTCTCCAGCTGGAAAAGTGTTCTCCTTTGGACATCCTAATGTTGAAGGTATAATTGATAGGTTTTTTAGTCGCAATCCTCCACCTTCAAACTCAAGCACTCTCCATCTCGTTGAAGCTCATCGCAGTATGACTGTTTGCGAGCTGAACTTCCATCTCACACAGATTTTCAATGAACTAGAGGGTGAGAGGAAGAGAGGAGAGGCACTTGATGACATGAGGCAAGCTAGCCAGAGCCAGTTTTGGTGGGAATCTCCAGTCGAAAAGAGGGGATTTGATGAGCTTCAACAATTGAAGGACTGCATGGAAGCGTTGAAGAAAAATGTGAACAATCAAGCTAATAGCATCTTGATTGAGAATGCAATTCTAATTTGCCACCTTTTGGTTTTAATGGACACAGGGCCTTTAATCAGTTGA
- the LOC141701450 gene encoding agamous-like MADS-box protein AGL61: protein MAKKFSIGRQKIKIAKIERKNHLQVTFSKRRSGLLRRQIFNELEGERKRGEALDDMRQASQSQFWWESPVEKMGFDELQQLKDCMEAAFNQFEAKPNQIDPASHVPGYGYGNGYFGLSNFAA from the exons ATGGCCAAAAAGTTCAGCATTGGCCGCCAAAAGATCAAGATTGCGAAAATAGAGCGTAAGAATCACCTGCAAGTTACCTTCTCAAAGCGTCGATCAGGCCTTTTAAGAAGGCAA ATTTTCAATGAACTAGAGGGTGAGAGGAAGAGAGGAGAGGCACTTGATGACATGAGGCAAGCTAGCCAGAGCCAGTTTTGGTGGGAATCTCCAGTCGAAAAGATGGGATTTGATGAGCTTCAACAATTGAAGGACTGCATGGAAGC GGCCTTTAATCAGTTTGAAGCTAAGCCTAATCAGATTGATCCTGCTTCTCATGTCCCTGGTTACGGATATGGTAATGGTTATTTTGGTCTGAGCAACTTTGCTGCGTAA